A part of Rhipicephalus microplus isolate Deutch F79 chromosome 8, USDA_Rmic, whole genome shotgun sequence genomic DNA contains:
- the IleRS-m gene encoding isoleucyl-tRNA synthetase, mitochondrial, with translation MPHGLTRSCCVFSKSRPRPCFRTCIRNSGKISYSGTVLLPKTGFPQRITGAKRSENDEKIAKHACFEDHYAWQRENNTGPDFILHDGPPYANGDTHLGHAVNKILKDITIRYRSLKGDRVHFVPGWDCHGLPIETKALTTAESQGSPTDVRSKARSFAAATIQKQMNSFRHWGVMADWTKPYKTYDVNYVTKQIEAFYDLYEKGYVFRDFKPVYWSPSNRTALAEAELEYNANHVSKSVYIAFPIAQVPDAVQSVLSKDTKLSALIWTTTPWTLPANQAICFSPNHQYSIVRTSTTRRHLVVASDLIAHLHQKLREELQVIASFSGSDILSNSSYTHPLYPDKELRFLPAGFVTMDKGTGLVHSAPSHGFEDYQNALKHGIAMEDCLVDEEGRFASSCRPELRGLPVLTEGSDAVTKLLANHVVRTGSYTHSYPYDWRSKQPVIVRSSRQWFINLDDNMRQRALNCLKKVQILPESARTMFENQLAQRPHWCISRQRFWGVPIPVVFEDERPLTSREFVRHVCKLMNARGPDIWWTATDKELLPDEVRKQLGVCKEAALTRGQDIMDIWLDSGLSWKMVLPEPFQADVYLEGFDQVRGWFQSSLLTSVALTGKAPYRKLYMHGFTLDAEGRKMSKSLGNVVDPETITKGGKDLKKDPAFGVDVLRWWVAAHTSNHENVPVAKHVLAECQENVAKIRGTLRFCLGALSDFDHTHHVLGYREMLPLDRFVLHLLHGFHARVASLYDEMRYHHACSAVLNFVVNETSSFYFQALKDRLYCDAEDSTSRRSCQTALSHVLDVLVNVTAPVVPHLAEEIFYHHGDPGKYDTGVFRRAWQPPPHDWERPEFAQLEKPLARLREAVNKAAAKSRPLLHDVTIISTSGDSRFGCCLRLLQPEDSSIHSGLTDVLQVASVTFEQADDLMVQAGSDRAVILETEDEKVLIALEPTKMAACERCRRNISSEQGRLCKRCEDVYQRLHFKWDALKGNANAEEQEDKIQTKSRT, from the exons ATGCCGCACGGACTGACCAGATCGTGCTGCGTTTTCAGCAAAAGCAGGCCGAGACCATGCTTTCGGACTTGCATtcgaaacagcggcaagataTCGTACAGCGGCACCGTGCTGTTGCCCAAGACAGGCTTTCCCCAGCGAATCACGGGCGCGAAAAGGTCCGAGAATGACGAGAAGATCGCGAAA CATGCATGTTTTGAAGACCACTATGCATGGCAACGAGAAAACAATACGGGACCCGACTTCATCCTTCATGATGGGCCTCCGTACGCAAACGGAGACACGCATTTGGGTCATGCTGTCAACAAG ATTCTGAAGGACATCACCATCAGGTATCGGTCCCTAAAAGGCGACCGCGTGCACTTTGTGCCGGGCTGGGACTGTCACGGCCTTCCGATTGAGACGAAAGCCCTGACCACAGCCGAGAGCCAAGGATCGCCAACCGATGTTCGGTCCAAAG CGCGCAGCTTTGCGGCAGCCACTATTCAGAAGCAGATGAACTCCTTCAGGCACTGGGGTGTCATGGCCGACTGGACGAAACCGTACAAGACGTACGACGTCAACTACGTCACCAAGCAGATTGAGGCCTTTTACGATCTCTATGAGAAG ggCTATGTTTTTCGAGACTTCAAGCCTGTCTACTGGTCGCCATCTAACCG AACTGCACTTGCAGAAGCCGAACTCGAGTACAATGCCAATCATGTCAG CAAGTCTGTATACATTGCCTTCCCAATAGCACAAGTTCCTGATGCCGTGCAAAGTGTCTTGT CGAAGGACACCAAATTGTCAGCGCTGATCTGGACAACCACACCCTGGACCTTGCCAGCAAACCAGGCCATCTGCTTCTCACCAAATCACCA GTACAGCATCGTTCGAACAAGCACCACTCGAAGACACTTAGTTGTGGCTTCTGACTTGATCGCTCATCTTCATCAAAAGCTCAGAGAAGAACTGCAGGTCATTGCATCTTTCTCAG GAAGTGACATACTGTCCAACTCATCTTACACACATCCTCTGTATCCGGACAAAGAACTGAGGTTTCTGCCGGCAGGCTTCGTAACGATGGACAAGGGCACAGGATTGGTCCATTCGGCTCCCAGCCATGGCTTTGAGGACTACCAGAATGCTCTGAAGCATGGCATAGCTATGGAG GACTGTCTAGTAGACGAGGAGGGACGTTTTGCGTCGAGCTGCAGACCAGAGTTGCGCGGTCTCCCGGTGCTCACCGAGGGGTCCGACGCCGTCACAAAGCTGCTGGCCAATCACGTGGTCCGGACCGGCAGCTACACCCACAGCTATCCCTATGACTGGCGCAGCAAACAGCCCGTCATTGTCAGGTCCTCTCGACAGTGGTTCATCAACCTCGACGACAACATGAGGCAGCGAGCATTG AATTGCCTCAAAAAAGTACAGATTTTACCGGAATCCGCGCGCACCATGTTTGAGAACCAATTGGCACAGCGACCCCACTGGTGCATTTCCAGGCAACGGTTCTGGGGCGTACCGATACCGGTGGTCTTTGAGGACGAAAGGCCACTCACCTCAAG AGAATTTGTCAGACACGTCTGCAAGCTTATGAATGCAAGAGGACCGGATATCTGGTGGACGGCCACAGACAAGGAGCTTCTGCCGGATGAAGTCCGCAAACAG CTTGGAGTCTGCAAAGAAGCTGCATTGACACGAGGCCAGGACATTATGGACATCTGGCTCGACAGTGGGCTCAGCTGGAAGATGGTTCTTCCAG AACCCTTCCAAGCAGATGTCTACCTGGAAGGTTTCGACCAAGTCCGTGGCTGGTTCCAGTCTTCGCTGCTCACGAGTGTAGCTCTTACAGGAAAAGCACCTTATAG AAAATTGTACATGCATGGCTTCACTCTGGATGCTGAGGGTCGCAAGATGTCCAAGTCCCTGGGGAACGTCGTCGACCCCGAGACGATAACGAAGGGTGGAAAG GATCTCAAAAAGGACCCTGCCTTTGGTGTTGACGTCCTTCGGTGGTGGGTTGCCGCTCACACGAGCAACCACGAAAACGTTCCCGTCGCCAAGCACGTCCTAGCAGAGTGCCAAGAAAACGTCGCCAAG ATAAGGGGCACTCTGAGGTTCTGCCTGGGTGCCCTATCCGACTTTGATCACACGCATCACGTCTTGGGGTACCGAGAAATGCTCCCGTTGGACCGGTTCGTGCTCCACCTCCTACACGGATTTCACGCTCGT GTCGCATCACTCTATGATGAAATGAGGTACCACCATGCCTGTTCCGCAGTGCTGAACTTTGTCGTGAACGAAACATCGTCTTTCTACTTCCAAGCTTTAAAGGACAG GCTTTACTGCGATGCGGAGGATTCCACGAGTCGTAGGTCCTGCCAGACAGCTTTGAGTCACGTCCTTGACGTGCTGGTGAATGTTACCGCTCCGGTCGTTCCGCACCTCGCGGAAGAAATCTTCTACCACCATGGAGACCCTGGCAAAT ACGACACTGGCGTTTTCCGGCGTGCGTGGCAACCACCTCCACACGACTGGGAAAGGCCGGAGTTTGCCCAGCTAGAGAAGCCGCTCGCGAGGCTGAGGGAAGCCGTGAACAAAGCCGCCGCCAAGTCCCGGCCATTGTTGCACGACGTCACGATCATCTCTACCAGTGGGGACAGCCGCTTTGGCTGCTGCCTCAGA CTTCTTCAGCCAGAAGACTCGTCCATTCACTCCGGGCTCACCGATGTGCTGCAAGTGGCTTCGGTCACTTTCGAACAAGCCGATGACTTGATGGTGCAAGCGGGTTCCGACAGGGCTGTGATCTTAGAAACAG AGGATGAAAAGGTGCTGATCGCGCTTGAACCCACAAAGATGGCCGCCTGCGAGCGGTGTCGACGCAACATCTCCAGTGAGCAAGGCCGCCTGTGCAAGAGGTGCGAGGACGTTTACCAGCGTTTGCACTTCAAGTGGGATGCCCTCAAAGGCAATGCCAATGCAGAAG AACAAGAAGACAAAATCCAGACCAAGTCACGGACATAG